Part of the Pseudomonas abietaniphila genome is shown below.
TCCACCTAACTAGAGGTCAAGTGCGATTTGGCAATCAACAATGGAGCCCACAGCGACATGCGAAGCGCCGATACCCCGCTGGTCAACCGCGAACTCACTGTCGGCCAACTCTCGGCGCGCAGCGGCGTGGCCATTACCGCGCTGCGGTTCTACGAAGCCAAGGGTCTGATCAGCAGCCAGCGCAACGCCGGCAATCAACGTCGATACCCTCGCGACATGCTTCGTCGCGTGGCGCTGATCAAGACCGCACAACGCCTGGGGATCCCGCTGGCCAGCATCCAATCGGCCCTGGACACATTGCCCGCCGATCGCCCGCCGACCACCGAGGACTGGAACAGGCTGTCCGAGCGCTGGAAAGCCGACCTGGACGAACGGATCAATCGCCTGACGGCGCTGCGCGATCAACTCAACGGTTGTATCGGCTGCGGCTGCCTGTCCATGGAAGCCTGCCCGCTGCGCAACTGGGGCGACAGCCTGGGCGAAAGCGGCGCCGGACCGCGCCTGCTGGATCAGGACTGAAGGTTTTGCGGACTGACCAGCGTTGCCGCCAATGTACGGTCATCCAATGACAGTTTCATTTGCTGCATCGCCTCGTTCAGCTGATTGGTCGCCTGAATCAGTGAGTTGGTCATGGCCATGATTTCCATCTGCAATTGACGGATCTTGCCCTCGCGCGCCCTCGGCGACAGCGAACGGTCTTTCATGAACGCCTGCATGTCTTTCATGCGTTTGGCGATGCGCTCCTGAATCGAGCGGATCATCTTCAACTGTTCCTTGATGCGCTTGGGCAGGTTGGTTGCGTCGATGTCCGCGTTTTTATCACCGGTCTTCGCTGCCTGTTGCGCCTCGGGCGACAGCAACACCTCGATGCCCTGACGCACCTGGTCGGCCGCGCTGGGCGTGGGAGTTTCTTCGACAGCCTGCTGATTTTTAACGAAGGTTTGCTGCACCAGCGTCGCGGCGTCCGCCGGGTTCCTGAAATTCAAGCTCAACATGACTGAACGCCTCCATAGCCCTGATCATCGCATCGATCCACCCGGCCGCTTCAAACGGTATAACCGGGGCGATATCGGGCTTTCGGCTCGTTCGGATAGGGCTTTAGAGCAAACAGCAAAATTTGTGTCGAAGTCGACACAATCGGGGGCCATGCGGTGGGTCGTTCAACATTGATATGTCTGACCCTGCTTATTCGTCGGAATGCCGCCCAAACCAAGCTCGCTCCCACAGTTCTGAGGTTTGGACACAGATTTACACATGTCCTCAAACCCTGTGGGAGACGTCCGAGGTTACGAGGGTATGGGCCGCACTTCGGACGAATGCGGTCGGTCATTCCCCATTGATTCCGCTGCAAAACCGCCCCCCAGAAAGACGACTCAGTTTCGACGCCGGGCTCCCTGTGCGAGTTCGTTTCAACCAGCAACCAGCCGTGCAGCCAATGCCTTGGCCTGCAACGCCACGTCGGTCACCGCGGTGCTTTCCCACCACAGACCGCGCAACGGCGGGCCCATGGCGAACAGGCGGGAAGACACCCGTCCCTGTGCGTCAACGACCGCGCCGCCGGGATCGGCCGCGATCCCCAGCGCCAAGGGTCCAGGCTGAATGAGCCCGCGCGCCAGCAACTGGCGGGGCAAGGCGCGGTCGACTCGGCGCCAGTCGTATTGAATGCCGGTCGAATTGATCAGCGCCGCACCGCTTTCTACCGTTGAATGATCATCGCCACGATAGCGCACGCTGATCCGCACCTGCCCCGCGTGCGCCTCCTCAACGCTCAGCAAAGAAGCGGCGTGAATGTTCAATCGCCCCTCCTCCACCAGCCGGTCCAGCAACCGTGCGCTGGGCGGTGGCGAGCGGTGGTGATGGCTCTCCCACCAGGGACGCACATGGCGAACGAATTGACGTCGCTGCAGATCGCTCGCCTGACTCCACAACCGCGGGATGTGCACCCGAACGGTGTCCAGCGGCGCTTGCCAGTCGATGCCCTGCGCAATCGCCTGCTCGCATTGCTCGCGCAGTGCCCGGACCAACTGCCGGGTGCTGCGAATGCTGTGATCGGCGCCGAGAAAATCCGGCCAGGCCGGCGGTTGGCGGCGCACGTGGGGCAACAACCCGTGGCGAGAAAACACGTCGATCGGGCCGCGATGCCCGGCCTGTTCCAACGACACCACCGCATCGACCATGGTCAAACCCGATCCGATGATCAACACCCGCCCGCCCGGATCAAGGTGATGCATCGCCTCGACATCCCAAGGATCGACCGCTGCGGCATTGAGCGCGTTGGAGTCGCGTTGTGGCGTTCGAGCGGCCGCGAACATGCCGGTGGCCAGAACGCCGAGATC
Proteins encoded:
- a CDS encoding FAD/NAD(P)-binding protein — protein: MSSENTQAGADVLIVGGGLSGTMLAVQLLRLPGRRHIVIVESRSELGRGEAYSATELGHTLNGNAARMSVDPDNADDLTQWLGDYIAAGGWPESDEQHVPVAELFPPRGIFGLYVQQRLAEAKAVGALHGSTVEHVRGEVTDLQSDTSGVVLTLADGARLKGDLGVLATGMFAAARTPQRDSNALNAAAVDPWDVEAMHHLDPGGRVLIIGSGLTMVDAVVSLEQAGHRGPIDVFSRHGLLPHVRRQPPAWPDFLGADHSIRSTRQLVRALREQCEQAIAQGIDWQAPLDTVRVHIPRLWSQASDLQRRQFVRHVRPWWESHHHRSPPPSARLLDRLVEEGRLNIHAASLLSVEEAHAGQVRISVRYRGDDHSTVESGAALINSTGIQYDWRRVDRALPRQLLARGLIQPGPLALGIAADPGGAVVDAQGRVSSRLFAMGPPLRGLWWESTAVTDVALQAKALAARLVAG
- the soxR gene encoding redox-sensitive transcriptional activator SoxR; the protein is MRSADTPLVNRELTVGQLSARSGVAITALRFYEAKGLISSQRNAGNQRRYPRDMLRRVALIKTAQRLGIPLASIQSALDTLPADRPPTTEDWNRLSERWKADLDERINRLTALRDQLNGCIGCGCLSMEACPLRNWGDSLGESGAGPRLLDQD